A section of the Pseudomonas lini genome encodes:
- the cadR gene encoding Cd(II)/Pb(II)-responsive transcriptional regulator → MKIGELAKLTDCAVETIRYYERENLLPEPARSDGNYRVYTQAHAERLTFIRNCRTLDMTLEEIRSLLALRDSPQDQCENVNALIDEHIHHVKARIDGLLALQTQLLDLRQRCSEGPDIDQCGILQRLEVSGGVVATEVEHSHVGRSHGH, encoded by the coding sequence ATGAAAATCGGAGAACTGGCGAAACTCACCGACTGCGCCGTGGAAACCATTCGCTACTACGAGCGCGAAAACCTGCTGCCGGAGCCCGCCCGCAGCGACGGCAATTACCGCGTCTACACCCAGGCCCACGCCGAGCGCCTGACTTTCATCCGCAACTGCCGCACCCTGGACATGACCCTCGAGGAAATCCGCAGCCTGCTGGCCCTGCGCGACAGCCCGCAGGACCAATGCGAAAACGTCAACGCGTTGATCGACGAACACATCCACCATGTGAAGGCCCGGATCGATGGTTTGCTGGCCTTGCAGACACAACTGCTCGACCTGCGCCAACGCTGCAGCGAAGGGCCGGATATCGATCAGTGCGGGATTTTGCAGCGGTTGGAAGTGAGCGGCGGGGTTGTGGCGACGGAGGTTGAGCATTCCCATGTCGGGAGAAGCCACGGCCACTAA